The Pongo pygmaeus isolate AG05252 chromosome 20, NHGRI_mPonPyg2-v2.0_pri, whole genome shotgun sequence sequence CCGGTTTGAAGGCTGAACGAACAAAGCCACGCGGTATCCAAATCCCACGGGAGCCTACGCCGCGCCGAAACAGGACGGACTCCGTGCGACTCTCGCGATAATACGGGCGGGCTGAAGGCTGGTCCCGTCTTCCTGCCTAAATAATCGCGCCCGGCGTTGTGGTGCCTAAGACTCTCGCGAGACAGCGTCTACCACTTCCCGCCCATCAGTCCTTCACGGTCCCCGAATCGCCCGCTGGTTTAAGCGCAGCCTGTCAATCAGAGTCGCGCTGGAGGCCCCGCCCAAGGCCGTGCTACGTTTCTCCTTACGTCACTTCCTCTCCAGCTCCTGCGTAATCGATAAGGAAACCCAGACGCTTCTACCGCTTTCTTTTTCTCAGGCGGCCGGGAAGATGGCGGATATTCAGGTGTGGGCTCGGGGTTGGATGCCAGGCTGCGGGGTCAGCCTTGGCCTTCAGGGGCGCGTCCGGGAGGGCAGAGCCCGGCGCCCAAGTTCGGGGGTTAATTCCCGGCGTTCGTGATTATTTTCTGGAGATTAACTGGGATGGAGGGCGGTTGCTTTTGCTTGTTTCTAGATCAGTGCTTCCTAATTCGTGGGGGCTCCTGGCATTAATGGAGGCTCAAGCGTTTTAGGACTTACCTTCTTAAAAACCAAGTTTAAGAAGGTTTTTTTTGGAGTTCTCCGGTCTTCAGGGTTGATTTTGTGGAAACGGACTCCTAAGGGCGAATCCAGGGAGCCTGCCGTCTGGTATTTAATTGTGAATCCTTATGTACTACATAAGGAGTGAATCCTGGGTGGGCGACCTTGGGTCTTGGAGAATGATCCTCGCTGAAAGGTGTCCAGGGTGTGAGAGGGGTGATCCTGGTTTAGAGGATGAATTTTGCAATCCCTGAGAGGCCTTCTGGaatatataaattgaaataaCCCCGGGCTTAGATCTGAGTATGAATTACAGGTAAGGTCAGGGTGGTCGTATCTTAGAGGGTGATTCTGGAGCACCAGGCCTTGGACGCCGGCGCTTTGCAAGTAAATGTAGAGTATGGGGTTTGGGAGGTTCTGGGAAGGTCTCTAGGGCTGGTTGGCTGCCGGCTCCAAACTTAGCAGCTCATCAGTTTTCTCCTCATACCTGTAGACTGAGCGTGCCTACCAAAAGCAGCCGACCATCTTTCAAAACAAGAAGAGGGTCCTGCTGGGAGAAACTGGCAAGGAGAAGCTTCCGCGGTACTACAAGAACATCGGTCTGGGCTTCAAGACACCCAAGGAGGTGCGGGGAACCTCAGAAGAAAGAAGGGGACCCTGGCGTTCCTGCACGTGTGCCCACGACGAGTTGCCCTGCCTACATCTGAGTGGCTTCTTCCGGGGCTGATGGGAATTGTAGTTGCTTCCCTGAGGCCACGCCCCTGGCTCTTTTAAGGAACCGCAGGCCCAAGGCtcactcctttctctttcctatcCCTTTAGGCTATTGAAGGCACCTACATTGACAAGAAATGCCCCTTCACTGGTAATGTGTCCATTCGAGGGCGGATCCTCTCTGGTAAGTGCGGGAGTTACTGGTGTCTGGGGCCTGAAATACTGAAAGAAGGGGCTTGGGGCCCAGACTCCTGGGTCCTGGGTGAGAGGAGTGGTTGGGAATGCAAACTTGTAGGTCCAGGGCCATTGGCAGATGATGTCTGTTTTCACGATGGTCTTCAGATGCCCACGTGGGCACTGCTGAGAAAGCCACTTGGTAAAACTGATGCCGGAAACGGGGCTTTTTGGGATCCCTGCTCAGCTAACTTCTGAGTCCCGGCATGCCCTGTGTTACCTATGGCCCTCTTTCCTATGGGACCTGACCTATGATCTGCCCCTGCTCCTAGGCGTGGTGACCAAGATGAAGATGCAGAGGACCATTGTCATCCGCCGAGACTATCTGCACTACATCCGCAAATACAATCGCTTCGAGAAGCGCCACAAGAACATGTCTGTACACCTGTCCCCCTGCTTCAGGTGAGTGCAGTGGCCCATCAAGTTGCTCAGGCCACGCTCTCTCAGCCTTCAGATTCCAGGTCGGGCCAATTTAAGGCCAACTGAAGGAGGGAATGACTGAGGTGGCATCTTTGGGAAGCCCCAGAATCTCAGGATTTGTATATCATATGTTTTTCAGAATCAAACTGTTCTACAGGTTGAATATCTCTACCTGAAATTCTTGGAACCAGATTTTGGAATGTTCTCGTATACATAGTGAGATGTTTTGGGGATGTGACGTAGGTCTAAACAAGAAGCTCatttgtttcatatacaccttattcACATAGCCTGAAAGTAATCTTACGCAGTACGTTTTATAATTCTGTGTGTGAAACAAAGTGCGTACATTGaatcatcagaaagcaaaggtgtcatGCTGGtattcaaaaagtttcagattttagccaggcaccgtggctcaagccagtaatcccagcactgtaggaggctgaggcaggaggatcccttgagcccaggagtttgagaccagcctgggcaacatggcaaaaccctctctctacaaaaaataccatagtttgccaggtgtggtagcatgtgcttgtagtctcaggtCCTCAGGCGCCTgggctgggaggattgcttgagcccaaaaagtggaggctgcagtgagccgagatggcagcACTGctctccggcctgggcgacagagtaagaccctgtctctcccacacacacaaaaattcagGT is a genomic window containing:
- the RPS11 gene encoding small ribosomal subunit protein uS17 is translated as MADIQTERAYQKQPTIFQNKKRVLLGETGKEKLPRYYKNIGLGFKTPKEAIEGTYIDKKCPFTGNVSIRGRILSGVVTKMKMQRTIVIRRDYLHYIRKYNRFEKRHKNMSVHLSPCFRDVQIGDIVTVGECRPLSKTVRFNVLKVTKAAGTKKQFQKF